The Streptomyces sp. P9-A4 genome contains a region encoding:
- a CDS encoding protein kinase domain-containing protein: MSQDGAQGRYAGGSVAGGRYQLRDLLGEGGMASVYLAYDSALDRQVAIKTLHTELGREQSFRERFRREAQAVAKLSHTNIVSVFDTGEDTLDGAVMPYIVMEYVEGQPLGSVLAADVQQYGAMPADKALKVTADVLAALEVSHEMGLVHRDIKPGNVMTTKRGVVKVMDFGIARAMQSGVTSMTQTGMVVGTPQYLSPEQALGRAVDARSDLYSVGIMLFQLLTGRLPFDADSPLAIAYAHVQEEPVAPSTVNRSVTPAMDALVARALRKNPNERFPSAAAMRDECLRVLSAGQTGAPMIVQGGPVTSGAGVGSAVFPPIGQTPPPGPHSGPHGVQQPYLPPTPQPGPYGPATPAPAPSYGYPQQAPTPAPVYQHQQAPTPAPYAQAHTPAPAPAGGGSRRNTPVIVGAIVVALLAVGGLVFALSQKEDPGNQAADGGTSSSAGGTGGTEQPTAAPGHKGPDLTKTIDPKKCTQPTESSDDPEKFEVPNFTYKNIQSVKDCVQAAGWKIMVETPVDESTYGQGTVLEQYPPAGEDIADKDAEFTLKISTGNPPQ; this comes from the coding sequence ATGAGCCAGGACGGCGCACAGGGCCGCTATGCGGGCGGTTCGGTCGCGGGCGGCCGGTACCAGCTGCGCGACCTTCTCGGCGAGGGTGGCATGGCGTCGGTCTACCTGGCCTACGACAGCGCGCTCGACCGGCAGGTCGCCATCAAGACGCTGCACACCGAGCTGGGCCGGGAGCAGTCGTTCCGCGAGCGGTTCCGGCGCGAGGCGCAGGCGGTCGCGAAGCTGTCGCACACGAACATCGTCTCGGTCTTCGACACCGGCGAGGACACCCTCGACGGCGCCGTCATGCCGTACATCGTCATGGAGTACGTGGAGGGGCAGCCGCTCGGCTCGGTCCTCGCCGCCGATGTCCAGCAGTACGGCGCGATGCCCGCCGACAAGGCGCTCAAGGTGACGGCCGACGTGCTCGCCGCCCTCGAGGTCAGCCACGAGATGGGCCTGGTCCACCGCGACATCAAGCCCGGCAACGTGATGACGACCAAGCGCGGCGTCGTCAAGGTCATGGACTTCGGCATCGCGCGGGCCATGCAGTCCGGGGTCACCTCGATGACCCAGACCGGCATGGTCGTCGGCACCCCCCAGTACCTCTCCCCCGAGCAGGCCCTCGGGCGCGCGGTCGACGCCCGCTCCGACCTCTACTCGGTCGGCATCATGCTCTTCCAGCTCCTCACCGGCCGGCTGCCCTTCGACGCCGACTCCCCGCTCGCCATCGCGTACGCGCACGTGCAGGAGGAGCCGGTCGCCCCGTCGACCGTCAACCGTTCGGTGACGCCGGCGATGGACGCGCTCGTCGCCCGCGCGCTGCGAAAGAACCCGAACGAGCGGTTCCCGAGCGCGGCGGCGATGCGCGACGAGTGCCTGCGGGTGCTCTCGGCGGGTCAGACGGGCGCGCCGATGATCGTCCAGGGCGGTCCGGTCACCAGTGGCGCGGGCGTCGGCTCGGCGGTCTTCCCGCCCATCGGCCAGACCCCGCCGCCCGGCCCCCACTCCGGGCCGCACGGTGTGCAGCAGCCCTACCTGCCGCCGACGCCGCAGCCCGGCCCGTACGGCCCCGCGACCCCGGCGCCCGCCCCCTCGTACGGCTACCCGCAGCAGGCGCCGACGCCCGCCCCGGTGTACCAGCACCAGCAGGCCCCGACGCCCGCGCCCTACGCGCAGGCGCACACGCCCGCGCCCGCCCCGGCGGGCGGCGGCTCCCGGCGGAACACTCCGGTGATCGTGGGCGCGATCGTCGTCGCCCTGCTCGCGGTCGGCGGCCTGGTCTTCGCGCTCAGCCAGAAGGAGGACCCGGGCAACCAGGCGGCCGACGGCGGCACCAGCAGCAGCGCCGGCGGCACCGGGGGCACGGAGCAGCCGACGGCCGCGCCCGGCCACAAGGGCCCGGACCTGACCAAGACCATCGACCCGAAGAAGTGCACGCAGCCGACCGAGTCGAGCGACGACCCCGAGAAGTTCGAGGTCCCCAACTTCACCTACAAGAACATCCAGTCGGTGAAGGACTGCGTCCAGGCCGCCGGGTGGAAGATCATGGTCGAGACCCCGGTCGACGAGTCGACCTACGGCCAGGGCACGGTCCTGGAGCAGTACCCGCCGGCCGGCGAGGACATCGCCGACAAGGACGCCGAGTTCACCCTCAAGATCTCGACGGGCAACCCGCCGCAGTAG
- a CDS encoding PadR family transcriptional regulator encodes MSIRHGLLALLERGPRYGSQLRTEFESRTGSTWPLNVGQVYTTLSRLERDGMVAQGGEDTAGHALYAITDSGRAELRTWFERPVDRTSPARDELAIKLAMAVGAPGVDIRHVIQSQRRHTVQAMQDYTRLKAQALVAVESGGARERDDVAWLLVLEQLIFQTEAEARWLDHCESRLIRLSALDASTATNTAPGSDTDTGTGPGTDPGGRADLGIGTGAGTTTGATGTATPVSAVSPPSVAEAAPPMGGAR; translated from the coding sequence ATGTCGATCCGCCACGGGCTCCTCGCCCTTCTCGAACGCGGCCCTCGCTACGGCTCCCAGCTCCGTACGGAGTTCGAGTCCCGCACCGGCTCCACCTGGCCGCTCAACGTCGGCCAGGTCTACACGACCCTCAGCCGTCTCGAGCGCGACGGCATGGTCGCCCAGGGCGGCGAGGACACGGCCGGGCACGCGCTCTACGCGATCACCGACAGCGGTCGCGCCGAGCTGAGGACCTGGTTCGAGAGGCCGGTGGACCGCACCAGCCCTGCCCGTGACGAGCTGGCCATCAAGCTCGCCATGGCGGTGGGTGCCCCCGGCGTCGACATCCGCCACGTCATCCAGTCCCAGCGCCGGCACACCGTGCAGGCGATGCAGGACTACACCCGGCTCAAGGCCCAGGCACTCGTCGCCGTCGAGAGCGGCGGAGCACGGGAACGGGACGACGTGGCCTGGCTGCTCGTCCTGGAGCAGCTGATCTTCCAGACCGAGGCCGAGGCGCGCTGGCTGGACCATTGCGAGTCCCGGCTGATCCGTCTGTCGGCGCTCGACGCGAGCACGGCCACGAACACGGCCCCGGGCTCGGACACGGACACAGGCACAGGCCCGGGCACGGACCCCGGTGGTCGCGCAGACCTCGGTATCGGCACCGGCGCCGGCACGACCACCGGTGCCACCGGAACCGCCACCCCCGTGTCCGCCGTATCCCCGCCGTCCGTCGCCGAGGCCGCCCCACCCATGGGCGGGGCGCGCTGA
- a CDS encoding ABC transporter ATP-binding protein, giving the protein MSAPQPVLQLKNLTRVHGAGATEVHALRGIDLAVYPGELVAVMGPSGSGKSTLLTIAGGLDTPTSGQVIVEDTDITTASVKQLAALRRRSIGYVFQDYNLIPALTAAENVALPRELDGTSARKARVEAVKALEEMGLGHLADRFPDEMSGGQQQRVAIARALVGDRRLVLADEPTGALDSETGESVLALLRTRCDAGAAGVLVTHEPRFAAWADRVVFLRDGAIVDQTVRSEADSLLSGQVAEA; this is encoded by the coding sequence ATGTCCGCACCGCAGCCCGTGCTGCAACTCAAGAACCTGACCCGCGTCCATGGCGCGGGTGCCACCGAGGTGCATGCCCTGCGCGGCATCGACCTCGCCGTGTACCCGGGTGAACTCGTCGCCGTCATGGGCCCGTCCGGCTCCGGCAAGTCCACGCTGCTCACCATCGCGGGCGGCCTCGACACCCCCACCTCGGGCCAGGTGATCGTCGAGGACACCGACATCACCACCGCGAGCGTCAAGCAGCTCGCCGCCCTGCGCCGCCGCAGCATCGGCTACGTCTTCCAGGACTACAACCTCATCCCGGCCCTCACCGCCGCCGAGAACGTCGCCCTGCCCCGCGAGCTGGACGGCACCTCCGCGCGCAAGGCCCGCGTCGAGGCCGTGAAGGCCCTGGAGGAGATGGGGCTCGGCCACCTCGCCGACCGCTTCCCCGACGAGATGTCCGGCGGTCAGCAGCAGCGCGTCGCCATCGCCCGCGCCCTGGTCGGCGACCGCCGCCTGGTGCTCGCCGACGAGCCGACCGGCGCCCTCGACTCCGAGACCGGCGAGTCCGTGCTCGCCCTCCTCCGCACCCGCTGCGACGCGGGCGCCGCCGGCGTCCTCGTCACCCACGAGCCGCGGTTCGCCGCCTGGGCGGACCGGGTCGTGTTCCTGCGGGACGGCGCCATCGTCGACCAGACCGTGCGCAGCGAAGCCGATTCCCTGCTGTCGGGCCAGGTGGCCGAAGCGTGA